The genomic interval TTCTAAGCTTCCTATCATTGTCTAATGTCAGTTTAAACCTGTGGCTTGCCTGAGATACAGCAGACTCACCAATGCCGAAATAACTCCCGATTTCCTTCAGTGTCCTTCTGCTATACCTGTGGCAGAGATATAGACTTGCTTTCCTGGAAAGTACCGGATCCTCTTCCATTACCACTTTTACCTCATTGGATATTTCTTCAATCGTTGGCCCGGTGGTTAGCTCTGCTAATGCTGGTAGATTGCGGTCAACCTTTTTGCCGTCGAGATACCTATCCTTTATTTCATCAACAAAATTAATCCTTCCAAGAATAGTTGAAGCCACTGTCTCTTCTAATGGACTTACGTACTTCCTGTTAACAAAGGCATTTGCAAATTTACGGTATCTCTTCTGCGCTGTGGATACCTTTTTGCCAAAATAGTCCAAAATAAAATCCGTCTTAAGCCACTGAGGTTTCTTTCCGTGACCAATATAGTATTGGTAACTTGACCATTGGTATTCTTCCGGCACTTCTACCATGCCGGCCCTGACTGGATTTAAATGAATATAACGGGAGAGCTCTCCTGCATATTCATCAGCATCTACTACAATTGCCTTATACCTCCCCTGAAATAGATGCCCATCCCTTTGTCGCCTGGTGTTAAAGTATGTTGTATATGCACCGTTTATATGCCGCATTATCTGTGACAGGTTACCTAAGGGTGTTTCTAATAAGAGATGATAATGGTTGGTCATCAAACAATAGACATGTATTACTGCTCCATATCGCTCGGTAGAGGATGCCAAATAGGATAGAAACTTCTCCCTGTCCCTTGCACTTTTGAATATGTTCTTTCGGTCGTTACCCCTCGATGTAATATGGTAAAACGCACCAAGATATTCTATCCGCAAGGGCCTTGCCATTTAGTATTTTTACACAGCCCCTTACATTTTGTCAAGTGTGTAGACCTGACCCCTCTTGACCCCCTTTTGAACACGCCTATATCGGCGGCGGATATGATTCAAGTTCTGGGTTTCAGTTGCCTCTTAACAGCGGCTCTTTTGAACGGGTAGTCCAGGGCGCCCAGGCCATGGGTCACAAAGTTTCAGTTGCCTCTTAACAGCGGCTCTTTTGAACGATGGAGGGCAAACAAACAAAAATGCGAGGGCGTTTCAGTTGCCTCTTAACAGCGGCTCTTTTGAACTCTTGACAGAACCGACGGTAAGAGATTCTCAAATGCTGGTTTCAGTTGCCTCTTAACAGCGGCTCTTTTGAACGAAGACAAGTACTCGGTCAATAAGAGGAAGGCGTATGTTTCAGTTGCCTCTTAACAGCGGCTCTTTTGAACACCCGGTATGTATGTTTACGGCGCGCCATCCAGCGGCGGTTTCAGTTGCCTCTTAACAGCGGCTCTTTTGAACAAGAAACCAGTCTCCGTATTCGGAGTTGGTTTGTGTTTCAGTTGCCTCTTAACAGCGGCTCTTTTGAACATGAATACAGGATTTGAGGATATATTGATGTTGCGGTTTCAGTTGCCTCTTAACAGCGGCTCTTTTGAACCTAAGGGATTTAGTAGA from Nitrospirota bacterium carries:
- a CDS encoding transposase is translated as MARPLRIEYLGAFYHITSRGNDRKNIFKSARDREKFLSYLASSTERYGAVIHVYCLMTNHYHLLLETPLGNLSQIMRHINGAYTTYFNTRRQRDGHLFQGRYKAIVVDADEYAGELSRYIHLNPVRAGMVEVPEEYQWSSYQYYIGHGKKPQWLKTDFILDYFGKKVSTAQKRYRKFANAFVNRKYVSPLEETVASTILGRINFVDEIKDRYLDGKKVDRNLPALAELTTGPTIEEISNEVKVVMEEDPVLSRKASLYLCHRYSRRTLKEIGSYFGIGESAVSQASHRFKLTLDNDRKLRKKINSISKRLNL